The following coding sequences lie in one Bacillota bacterium genomic window:
- a CDS encoding FAD-dependent thymidylate synthase, with product MFEIKLIEPPVLDTAIAALYISKGNEDRIFDETGKVIIDEGRLAALEKWGFQMKHSQLLKFVTWSWLILGLGRGSYDDLRTHGTFSTFIAKSTRYCKTFRVAPWYAQNYSKEELQRDTATLEFIQQLEGEPDVIRGHFPLSVDTPFIVKTNLLHFCHIVETRKEHAHPEIKLLLKELTAQLGESSPAGAWIAHCIEKYVYQDR from the coding sequence TCCAAGGGCAATGAAGATAGAATCTTCGATGAAACCGGCAAAGTGATCATTGACGAGGGAAGACTGGCGGCCCTGGAAAAATGGGGCTTTCAAATGAAACACAGTCAGCTTCTAAAGTTCGTCACCTGGTCTTGGTTAATTTTGGGACTGGGGCGGGGTTCGTACGATGATCTGCGCACCCATGGCACCTTCTCCACCTTCATCGCCAAAAGTACCCGCTACTGCAAGACCTTCCGGGTGGCACCTTGGTACGCCCAAAACTACTCCAAAGAAGAACTGCAGCGGGATACCGCCACCTTGGAGTTCATCCAGCAGTTGGAGGGAGAACCGGACGTCATCCGCGGGCATTTTCCCCTCAGCGTAGATACGCCCTTCATTGTGAAAACCAATCTATTACACTTCTGTCATATTGTGGAAACCAGGAAAGAACATGCCCACCCGGAGATTAAGCTATTGCTCAAGGAACTCACCGCCCAGCTTGGGGAAAGCTCCCCCGCCGGGGCCTGGATCGCCCACTGCATAGAGAAATATGTCTATCAGGATAGATAG
- a CDS encoding DUF1540 domain-containing protein: protein MDDRIRCSVDNCQYWSQGNICRASQIIVTSDAVVSNGVDMYESPHLSLEMATPAGSSMDTCCQTFIAKGTPHALRDRVTQRN, encoded by the coding sequence ATGGACGATCGGATTCGGTGCAGTGTGGACAACTGCCAATACTGGTCCCAGGGGAACATCTGCCGTGCTTCCCAGATTATTGTGACCTCCGATGCGGTGGTCAGCAACGGGGTGGATATGTACGAATCGCCCCATCTGTCCCTGGAGATGGCCACTCCCGCGGGCAGCAGCATGGACACCTGCTGCCAGACCTTCATTGCCAAGGGAACACCCCATGCCCTGCGGGATCGGGTGACCCAGCGGAACTAA
- the miaA gene encoding tRNA (adenosine(37)-N6)-dimethylallyltransferase MiaA encodes MPGADVLVIVGPTAVGKSQVGLHLAQILTGEIISADSMQVYKLMDIGTAKPTPEEQKLVRHHLIDVVYPWEKFSVARYQELADRAIQDILHRGRTPIVVGGTGLYVTALLDGFLFPDKGHTKTRRRLEKVAQTSPQRLYQRLQEVDPEAAAKIHPQNLRRVIRALEVYYDTKKPISLHQREAQRKTPRYQALFFGLTMPRDLLYERINRRVDGMMAAGLLEEARRLMEYGPSVTSMQALGYKELWRYLRGECSLEEAVELLKRDTRRYAKRQYTWFRRDERIRWIDLVAVGGLEGAVSLIAEAWENRG; translated from the coding sequence TTGCCCGGCGCTGATGTCTTAGTGATTGTTGGTCCTACCGCGGTGGGCAAATCCCAGGTGGGTCTGCACCTGGCCCAGATCTTGACGGGGGAGATCATTTCCGCGGATTCCATGCAGGTATACAAGCTGATGGATATTGGGACCGCAAAACCCACCCCTGAGGAGCAAAAGTTGGTCAGGCATCATCTTATCGATGTGGTGTACCCCTGGGAGAAGTTCAGCGTAGCTCGGTATCAGGAACTGGCGGATCGGGCCATCCAGGACATCTTACACCGGGGACGGACACCCATCGTAGTGGGAGGGACGGGACTTTATGTTACCGCCTTGCTTGATGGCTTCCTCTTCCCCGACAAGGGCCACACCAAAACCAGGCGCAGACTGGAGAAGGTGGCCCAAACCAGTCCCCAGCGGTTATACCAGCGGCTCCAGGAGGTGGATCCCGAGGCCGCGGCAAAGATTCACCCCCAGAATTTGCGTCGGGTCATCCGGGCCTTGGAGGTTTACTACGACACCAAAAAGCCCATTTCTCTGCACCAAAGGGAAGCCCAAAGGAAAACCCCGCGCTATCAGGCGTTGTTTTTCGGGTTGACTATGCCCCGGGATCTCCTTTACGAACGGATCAACCGACGGGTAGATGGGATGATGGCAGCCGGTTTATTGGAGGAGGCCCGGCGGTTGATGGAATATGGCCCTAGTGTCACCAGCATGCAGGCTTTGGGTTACAAGGAGCTGTGGCGATATCTCCGGGGTGAATGTTCCCTCGAAGAAGCGGTGGAGCTTCTGAAACGGGATACCCGGCGGTATGCCAAACGGCAGTACACCTGGTTCCGGCGGGATGAACGGATCCGCTGGATCGATCTGGTGGCCGTGGGCGGCCTGGAGGGTGCAGTGAGTCTGATCGCGGAGGCGTGGGAGAACCGGGGATAG